In Megalopta genalis isolate 19385.01 chromosome 14, iyMegGena1_principal, whole genome shotgun sequence, the following are encoded in one genomic region:
- the Timp gene encoding tissue inhibitor of metalloproteases yields the protein MWRLTFWTYFLLIALSLAPLQRVLACTCVRSHPQTLYCKSDYVAVVRVRGAEKRNDIQLAYHVKVNKVFKDRNAVNPVNFPKRQILWTVAADSMCGVALNVGETYVVGGMIDKGRIGQGRIHLSLCNLHMRWSEVPPRQRKGFRGLFHRGCACDVNYTPWWRKGEDLENGGRKRCLWESEPGPYHCQETYGTCLATPGGCGWAPSIPYNNCIKEHQQKREQQRLLEP from the exons ATGTGGCGGCTAACGTTCTGGACGTACTTCCTGCTGATTGCGTTATCGCTGGCTCCGCTGCAAAGGGTCCTCGCTTGCACCTGCGTGAGGTCCCATCCGCAAACATTGTATTGCAAGTCAGACTATG TGGCGGTGGTGAGAGTGAGGGGAGCCGAGAAGAGGAACGACATCCAGCTGGCGTACCACGTGAAAGTGAATAAAGTCTTCAAG GACCGTAACGCCGTGAATCCCGTGAATTTCCCGAAGCGTCAGATTTTATGGACCGTGGCGGCGGACAGCATGTGCGGCGTCGCTCTGAACGTCGGCGAAACTTACGTGGTCGGCGGGATGATCGACAAAGGTAGAATCGGCCAGGGAAGGATACATCTGTCGCTGTGCAACCTGCACATGCGGTGGTCCGAGGTGCCGCCCAGGCAACGGAAAGGCTTCAGAGGCCTCTTTCACCGCGGCTGtgcttgcgac GTGAACTACACACCGTGGTGGAGGAAGGGCGAAGATTTGGAGAACGGCGGCAGGAAGCGGTGTTTATGGGAGAGTGAGCCGGGCCCGTACCATTGCCAGGAGACCTACGGTACCTGCCTGGCGACGCCAGGCGGCTGCGGCTGGGCCCCCTCGATCCCCTACAACAACTGCATCAAAGAGCACCAGCAGAAACGCGAGCAGCAGAGGCTGCTTGAGCCTTAA